In Denticeps clupeoides chromosome 1, fDenClu1.1, whole genome shotgun sequence, a single window of DNA contains:
- the zcchc4 gene encoding rRNA N(6)-adenosine-methyltransferase ZCCHC4 has protein sequence MAAHKTFEELDDGLGIEIIFQDAKDTNAPSCPHGPTLLFERVSKGGERGRRFYACSACRDRKECNFFQWENEKVSEARLQAREKQNQFKRPPISHQLYCSRFRQFVALPLGQKRFCLDCQLLLLPEEWTVHSEHAALSGDITVARLRRPSLLLSPLENKKSNAQYLFADRSCHFILDMLSGFGFRKVLCVGTPRLHELIKLRNFEQKIEKDKMKTLLLDIDFRYSQFYGQDEFCHYNMFNHHFFSGEEAEQIFNGFLHEEEGNKVVMVTDPPFGGLVKPLAHSFRQISETWRRLQGPENIRPEMPMVWIFPYFFEQRIRECLPTFNMLDYQVDYDNHPLYKHGKTGRKQSPVRLFTNLSPREIVLPEEEGYRFCVICERYISAANRHCSDCNVCPSKDGREWKHCGQCQKCVKPSWIHCSSCGRCALPDHPCGRSHNGCYNCGSMDHKLRACPNKHTQIKRKIKRPKLRDTASHKKSKVQRKTHQIT, from the exons atggctgcacacaaAACATTCGAAGAATTAGACGATGGTTTGGGGATAGAGATTATTTTTCAAGATGCAAAAGACACAAACGCGCCTTCCTGCCCACATG GTCCAACGCTGTTGTTCGAAAGGGTCAGTAAGGGAGGAGAAAGGGGCAGACGCTTCTACGCGTGCTCGGCGTGTCGCGACCGTAAGGAATGCAACTTCTTTCAGTGGGAGAATGAGAAG GTGTCAGAGGCTAGACTACAGGCCAGAGAAAAGCAGAACCAGTTCAAGAGACCTCCCATCTCACATCAGTTATACTGCTCCAG ATTCAGACAGTTTGTAGCTCTCCCGTTGGGTCAGAAGAGATTTTGTCTTGACTGCCAGCTTCTCCTCCTTCCAGAAGAGTGGACTGTGCATTCAGAGCATGCGGCACTTTCTGGCGACATCACAGTGGCCCGTTTGAGGAGGCCTAGTCTGTTGCTGAGCCCACTGGAGAATAAAAAGAGCAATGCCCAATACCTGTTTGCTGACAGAAGCTGTCACTTTATACTGGACATGCTTTCAGGATTCGGGTTTCGTAAGGTTCTCTGTGTCGGAACGCCTCG ACTCCATGAGTTGATTAAATTAAGGAACTTTGAGCAAAAAATCGAAAAGGATAAAATGAAGACGCTGCTGTTGGACATTGATTTCAG ATACTCCCAGTTTTATGGTCAGGATGAGTTCTGCCACTACAACATGTTCAACCACCATTTCTTCAGTGGAGAA GAGGCAGAGCAGATCTTTAATGGATTTCTGCATGAGGAGGAAGGAAACAAGGTTGTCATGGTAACAGATCCTCCTTTTGGTGGACTGGTGAAGCCATTGGCCCACAGCTTCAGGCAGATATCAGAGACATGGAGAAGACTGCAGGGCCCAG AGAACATCAGACCTGAGATGCCAATGGTGTGGATTTTCCCGTACTTCTTTGAGCAACGGATCAGAGAATGCTTGCCGACATTCAACATGTTAGACTATCAG GTCGATTATGATAACCACCCTCTATACAAGCATGGGAAGACAGGCCGAAAGCAGTCCCCCGTGCGCCTTTTCACCAACCTCTCCCCCCGTGAAATAGTCCTGCCTGAGGAGGAGGGCTACAG ATTTTGTGTCATCTGTGAGCGGTACATTTCAGCAGCAAACAGGCACTGCTCAGACTGTAATGTGTGCCCATCCAAG GATGGGAGGGAGTGGAAACACTGTGGTCAGTGTCAGAAGTGTGTGAAGCCAT CCTGGATCCACTGTTCTTCTTGTGGCCGCTGTGCCCTCCCTGATCATCCATGTGGACGGAGCCATAATGGCTGCTACAACTGTGGAAGCATGGATCACAAACTCAGAGCCTGTCCCAACAAGCA CACTCAAATCAAGAGGAAAATCAAGAGACCAAAGCTCAGAGACACTGCCAGCCACAAGAAGTCAAAAGTACAGAGGAAGACTCACCAAATCACATGA
- the LOC114785544 gene encoding tripartite motif-containing protein 14 isoform X2, with the protein MRQLVMMDTDNDTAPSGDLEDKLTLTTTGLESHVLSEDLPIQPYPRSPKLLRKITEISGRLAQEQLSKNLHELKAERQKTEAHLESLKKRRANLTSNMEAMKQELKARFDDIHDALQRDEQTVLDSLEVDRRETSSKLTRVIKDWTQHLNQVQKNITNIQTALEKKEPQDLPEEFSQKKPCTAEDNIKLNEDRFQKLLKTLQRISKDLQGQLQRKSFLLDSANVVIDRETSHKHVLVTRKGQSLCVSTELRPSQQQQHPLQFDKVYCALGTVAIAKGQHYWEVNVTCCPNWAVGVAYVSLQRKGNDKNAKLGRNCNSWCVELRDGNLTAWHNDRYVALTGSVGRKPPSIVGVIVNYEKGRVAFYDGGTMTLLHEFSATLNPVFNQAHHHFTEPLYPAIRFLKPQEAHVGPIHIEIANLQI; encoded by the exons ATGAGACA ACTGGTTATGATGGACACTGACAATGACACAGCACCCTCAGGAGACCTAGAGGACAAACTGACACTTACCACCACGGGACTGGAGTCCCATGTCCTGTCAGAAGACCTACCCATCCAGCCATATCCCCGCTCCCCAAAACTGCTCCGCAAAATAACAGAGATCTCAGGGAGGCTTGCCCAA GAGCAGCTGTCCAAGAACTTACATGAACTAAAAGCAGAGCGACAAAAGACAGAGGCTCACTTGGAGTCTCTAAAGAAACGCAGAGCCAACCTGACA AGCAATATGGAGGCGATGAAGCAGGAACTGAAGGCACGCTTTGATGACATCCATGATGCCCTGCAGCGAGATGAACAAACAGTTCTGGATTCTTTAGAAGTGGACCGCAGGGAGACCAGCAGCAAACTCACTCGAGTTATAAAGGACTGGACCCAGCACCTAAACCAGGTCCAGAAAAACATTACTAACATTCAGACTGCTCTGGAGAAGAAAGAGCCACAG GACCTGCCAGAAGAGTTCAG TCAAAAGAAACCCTGCACTGCTGAAGACAATATAAAGCTAAATGAGGATAGGTTCCAGAAACTTCTCAAGACCCTGCAAAGGATCTCAAAAGATCTCCAGGGACAGCTACAGAGGAAGAGCTTCCTGCTTG ATTCAGCCAATGTGGTGATCGACAGAGAAACTAGCCACAAACATGTCTTGGTGACACGGAAAGGGCAGAGCCTGTGTGTTTCCACTGAGTTACGACCCAGTCAACAGCAGCAACACCCCCTGCAGTTTGACAAAGTGTACTGTGCTCTGGGCACTGTCGCCATAGCAAAGGGACAGCACTACTGGGAGGTTAATGTAACCTGCTGCCCTAACTGGGCTGTGGGTGTGGCCTATGTGAGCCTGCAAAGGAAAGGGAATGATAAAAATGCCAAACTTGGACGAAACTGCAACTCATGGTGTGTGGAACTCCGAGACGGAAACCTCACCGCCTGGCACAATGACCGCTATGTGGCCCTCACAGGTTCTGTGGGTCGAAAGCCACCAAGCATTGTGGGTGTAATTGTGAACTATGAGAAGGGTCGTGTGGCATTCTATGATGGGGGAACCATGACATTGCTACATGAGTTCTCAGCCACTCTTAACCCAGTCTTTAACCAGGCACATCACCACTTCACTGAACCCCTCTACCCAGCGATCCGCTTCCTCAAACCACAGGAAGCTCATGTTGGTCCAATTCACATCGAGATTGCTAATCTTCAAATATAA
- the LOC114785544 gene encoding E3 ubiquitin-protein ligase TRIM39 isoform X1, which translates to MRQLVMMDTDNDTAPSGDLEDKLTLTTTGLESHVLSEDLPIQPYPRSPKLLRKITEISGRLAQEQLSKNLHELKAERQKTEAHLESLKKRRANLTSNMEAMKQELKARFDDIHDALQRDEQTVLDSLEVDRRETSSKLTRVIKDWTQHLNQVQKNITNIQTALEKKEPQDLPEEFSSQKKPCTAEDNIKLNEDRFQKLLKTLQRISKDLQGQLQRKSFLLDSANVVIDRETSHKHVLVTRKGQSLCVSTELRPSQQQQHPLQFDKVYCALGTVAIAKGQHYWEVNVTCCPNWAVGVAYVSLQRKGNDKNAKLGRNCNSWCVELRDGNLTAWHNDRYVALTGSVGRKPPSIVGVIVNYEKGRVAFYDGGTMTLLHEFSATLNPVFNQAHHHFTEPLYPAIRFLKPQEAHVGPIHIEIANLQI; encoded by the exons ATGAGACA ACTGGTTATGATGGACACTGACAATGACACAGCACCCTCAGGAGACCTAGAGGACAAACTGACACTTACCACCACGGGACTGGAGTCCCATGTCCTGTCAGAAGACCTACCCATCCAGCCATATCCCCGCTCCCCAAAACTGCTCCGCAAAATAACAGAGATCTCAGGGAGGCTTGCCCAA GAGCAGCTGTCCAAGAACTTACATGAACTAAAAGCAGAGCGACAAAAGACAGAGGCTCACTTGGAGTCTCTAAAGAAACGCAGAGCCAACCTGACA AGCAATATGGAGGCGATGAAGCAGGAACTGAAGGCACGCTTTGATGACATCCATGATGCCCTGCAGCGAGATGAACAAACAGTTCTGGATTCTTTAGAAGTGGACCGCAGGGAGACCAGCAGCAAACTCACTCGAGTTATAAAGGACTGGACCCAGCACCTAAACCAGGTCCAGAAAAACATTACTAACATTCAGACTGCTCTGGAGAAGAAAGAGCCACAG GACCTGCCAGAAGAGTTCAG TAGTCAAAAGAAACCCTGCACTGCTGAAGACAATATAAAGCTAAATGAGGATAGGTTCCAGAAACTTCTCAAGACCCTGCAAAGGATCTCAAAAGATCTCCAGGGACAGCTACAGAGGAAGAGCTTCCTGCTTG ATTCAGCCAATGTGGTGATCGACAGAGAAACTAGCCACAAACATGTCTTGGTGACACGGAAAGGGCAGAGCCTGTGTGTTTCCACTGAGTTACGACCCAGTCAACAGCAGCAACACCCCCTGCAGTTTGACAAAGTGTACTGTGCTCTGGGCACTGTCGCCATAGCAAAGGGACAGCACTACTGGGAGGTTAATGTAACCTGCTGCCCTAACTGGGCTGTGGGTGTGGCCTATGTGAGCCTGCAAAGGAAAGGGAATGATAAAAATGCCAAACTTGGACGAAACTGCAACTCATGGTGTGTGGAACTCCGAGACGGAAACCTCACCGCCTGGCACAATGACCGCTATGTGGCCCTCACAGGTTCTGTGGGTCGAAAGCCACCAAGCATTGTGGGTGTAATTGTGAACTATGAGAAGGGTCGTGTGGCATTCTATGATGGGGGAACCATGACATTGCTACATGAGTTCTCAGCCACTCTTAACCCAGTCTTTAACCAGGCACATCACCACTTCACTGAACCCCTCTACCCAGCGATCCGCTTCCTCAAACCACAGGAAGCTCATGTTGGTCCAATTCACATCGAGATTGCTAATCTTCAAATATAA
- the LOC114785544 gene encoding E3 ubiquitin-protein ligase TRIM39 isoform X3 has translation MMDTDNDTAPSGDLEDKLTLTTTGLESHVLSEDLPIQPYPRSPKLLRKITEISGRLAQEQLSKNLHELKAERQKTEAHLESLKKRRANLTSNMEAMKQELKARFDDIHDALQRDEQTVLDSLEVDRRETSSKLTRVIKDWTQHLNQVQKNITNIQTALEKKEPQDLPEEFSSQKKPCTAEDNIKLNEDRFQKLLKTLQRISKDLQGQLQRKSFLLDSANVVIDRETSHKHVLVTRKGQSLCVSTELRPSQQQQHPLQFDKVYCALGTVAIAKGQHYWEVNVTCCPNWAVGVAYVSLQRKGNDKNAKLGRNCNSWCVELRDGNLTAWHNDRYVALTGSVGRKPPSIVGVIVNYEKGRVAFYDGGTMTLLHEFSATLNPVFNQAHHHFTEPLYPAIRFLKPQEAHVGPIHIEIANLQI, from the exons ATGATGGACACTGACAATGACACAGCACCCTCAGGAGACCTAGAGGACAAACTGACACTTACCACCACGGGACTGGAGTCCCATGTCCTGTCAGAAGACCTACCCATCCAGCCATATCCCCGCTCCCCAAAACTGCTCCGCAAAATAACAGAGATCTCAGGGAGGCTTGCCCAA GAGCAGCTGTCCAAGAACTTACATGAACTAAAAGCAGAGCGACAAAAGACAGAGGCTCACTTGGAGTCTCTAAAGAAACGCAGAGCCAACCTGACA AGCAATATGGAGGCGATGAAGCAGGAACTGAAGGCACGCTTTGATGACATCCATGATGCCCTGCAGCGAGATGAACAAACAGTTCTGGATTCTTTAGAAGTGGACCGCAGGGAGACCAGCAGCAAACTCACTCGAGTTATAAAGGACTGGACCCAGCACCTAAACCAGGTCCAGAAAAACATTACTAACATTCAGACTGCTCTGGAGAAGAAAGAGCCACAG GACCTGCCAGAAGAGTTCAG TAGTCAAAAGAAACCCTGCACTGCTGAAGACAATATAAAGCTAAATGAGGATAGGTTCCAGAAACTTCTCAAGACCCTGCAAAGGATCTCAAAAGATCTCCAGGGACAGCTACAGAGGAAGAGCTTCCTGCTTG ATTCAGCCAATGTGGTGATCGACAGAGAAACTAGCCACAAACATGTCTTGGTGACACGGAAAGGGCAGAGCCTGTGTGTTTCCACTGAGTTACGACCCAGTCAACAGCAGCAACACCCCCTGCAGTTTGACAAAGTGTACTGTGCTCTGGGCACTGTCGCCATAGCAAAGGGACAGCACTACTGGGAGGTTAATGTAACCTGCTGCCCTAACTGGGCTGTGGGTGTGGCCTATGTGAGCCTGCAAAGGAAAGGGAATGATAAAAATGCCAAACTTGGACGAAACTGCAACTCATGGTGTGTGGAACTCCGAGACGGAAACCTCACCGCCTGGCACAATGACCGCTATGTGGCCCTCACAGGTTCTGTGGGTCGAAAGCCACCAAGCATTGTGGGTGTAATTGTGAACTATGAGAAGGGTCGTGTGGCATTCTATGATGGGGGAACCATGACATTGCTACATGAGTTCTCAGCCACTCTTAACCCAGTCTTTAACCAGGCACATCACCACTTCACTGAACCCCTCTACCCAGCGATCCGCTTCCTCAAACCACAGGAAGCTCATGTTGGTCCAATTCACATCGAGATTGCTAATCTTCAAATATAA